The region GATTGCCGACTGGAGTACAGCTAGCCACGCGATCAGCTGTCAACGACAAGCCTAGACGGCCAGGCGTTTGCGGCCTTTTGCGCGACGTGCGTTGAGCACATCACGGCCACCACGGGTAGCCATACGAGCGCGGAAGCCGTGCGTACGCTTGCGGCGAACGACGGAAGGTTGGTAAGTACGTTTCATGTTGGTCTCGCTAAAAACAAAAAAAATGCAAAATCGGGTCTGACGTCCCGTCAGTTTT is a window of Janthinobacterium sp. J1-1 DNA encoding:
- the rpmH gene encoding 50S ribosomal protein L34 produces the protein MKRTYQPSVVRRKRTHGFRARMATRGGRDVLNARRAKGRKRLAV